Proteins found in one Methylobacterium sp. CB376 genomic segment:
- a CDS encoding DUF2865 domain-containing protein, with translation MTLSRLLARLLAGIVAVAALVQGAWAEPNAAACQRFRAELANLQRESNRGQVEEIQRLVAYRSSIGCEGGRFLFFDMRPPQCAQVEQRIRALNAGYGAGNTQVADARREQLVAAVKDSCTGLPAAAKLADGFARGGGHVICVRLCDGAYFPMPNLPDGREGADEMCKALCPGTEAAAYSMPASDNGLKDAAAIQTRRAYAALPNAFKFQKTFVPNCSCRGQGQTWAQALVKAESMLVQHKGDIFVTPAQAEALSRPKVRLTLVGRADRSAAVVAASAAARNGLEEPPGAEAPATPAAKPAGPDERPAVRVIAPTIIPVPIQARIDGPQAAAPASPAPGTEPVATP, from the coding sequence ATGACGCTGTCCCGCCTGCTCGCCCGGCTCCTCGCCGGGATCGTCGCCGTGGCCGCCCTCGTTCAGGGTGCCTGGGCGGAGCCGAACGCCGCCGCCTGCCAGCGCTTCCGCGCCGAGCTCGCCAACCTGCAGCGGGAGTCGAACCGCGGCCAGGTCGAGGAGATCCAGCGCCTCGTCGCCTACCGCAGCTCCATCGGCTGCGAGGGCGGGCGCTTCCTGTTCTTCGACATGCGCCCGCCGCAATGCGCCCAGGTCGAGCAGCGGATCCGGGCCCTCAACGCCGGCTACGGGGCGGGCAACACGCAGGTGGCGGATGCCCGGCGCGAGCAGCTCGTCGCCGCCGTCAAGGACTCGTGCACGGGCCTGCCGGCCGCGGCGAAGCTGGCGGACGGCTTCGCCCGCGGCGGCGGCCACGTGATCTGCGTGCGCCTGTGCGACGGCGCCTATTTCCCGATGCCGAACCTGCCGGACGGGCGGGAGGGCGCCGACGAGATGTGCAAGGCCCTCTGCCCCGGCACCGAGGCCGCCGCCTACTCGATGCCGGCGAGCGACAACGGCCTCAAGGACGCGGCCGCGATCCAGACCCGGCGCGCCTACGCGGCGCTGCCGAACGCCTTCAAGTTCCAGAAGACCTTCGTGCCGAACTGCTCCTGCCGGGGCCAGGGCCAGACCTGGGCGCAGGCCCTGGTGAAGGCCGAGAGCATGCTGGTCCAGCACAAGGGCGACATCTTCGTCACGCCGGCCCAGGCGGAGGCGCTCTCGCGGCCGAAGGTCCGCCTCACCCTCGTCGGCCGCGCCGACCGCTCGGCCGCGGTGGTGGCCGCCTCGGCCGCGGCCCGCAACGGCCTGGAGGAGCCGCCCGGCGCCGAGGCGCCGGCGACGCCCGCGGCGAAGCCCGCCGGGCCCGACGAGAGGCCCGCCGTGCGGGTGATCGCGCCGACGATCATCCCGGTCCCGATCCAGGCGCGCATCGACGGGCCCCAGGCGGCGGCGCCGGCGAGCCCGGCGCCCGGGACCGAGCCCGTCGCCACGCCCTGA
- a CDS encoding SDR family NAD(P)-dependent oxidoreductase — protein MRRPTLKSAAIVAHDLVATALAVTLTFLIRFDDARLAERLAHLPVLLGPFVLYAGLVYRWFGLYRTKWRFASLPDLAAIVRAVAVLALSLLLLDYALVSPALFGIYFFGKIAIGLYFVLQLFLLGGPRVAFRYLKYSRSRQSHARAATTPALLLGRGAEIEVVLRAIEAGTVRKLAAQGILSPRAEDRGQSLRGVPVLGAFADLEQVVADLAARGVAVRRLVATPNALTPEADPDGLLARARRLGLPLARVTTLGEGLRDAELAPLEIEDLLLRPTVPIDRPRLERFLAGQRVVVTGGGGSIGSEICARAVAFGASALLVVENSEPALHGVLTRPALAESEAEVSGVIADIRDRERLFHVLRAFRPDAVFHAAALKQVPYLERDWTEGIKTNVFGSVNVADAALAAGARALVMISTDKAIEPVSQLGVTKRFAEMYAQALDAAGGPARLVAVRFGNVLGSVGSVVPVFKAQIARGGPVTVTHPEMVRYFMTVREACDLVLTAASHADREGRDPRAGDQRAAVYVLKMGQPVRIRDLAERMIRLAGFEPGLDIEIAVTGARPGERLNEILFARDEPMVTLDGIEGVMAAKPVFADRAQLARWLERLRAAVAQADRAAAEAVFAEAVPDFARRPGAAREAPAAELAPRDVGAGGA, from the coding sequence ATGCGCAGACCGACCCTCAAGAGCGCGGCGATCGTCGCCCACGACCTCGTGGCGACCGCCCTCGCCGTCACGCTCACCTTCCTGATCCGCTTCGATGACGCGCGGCTGGCCGAGCGCCTCGCGCATCTGCCGGTGCTGCTCGGCCCCTTCGTGCTCTATGCCGGGCTCGTCTATCGCTGGTTCGGGCTCTACCGCACCAAGTGGCGCTTCGCCTCGCTCCCCGACCTCGCCGCCATCGTGCGGGCGGTCGCCGTCCTGGCCCTGTCGCTGCTGCTCCTGGATTACGCGCTGGTCTCGCCCGCCCTGTTCGGGATCTACTTCTTCGGCAAGATCGCGATCGGGCTCTACTTCGTCCTGCAGCTCTTCCTGCTCGGCGGCCCGCGCGTCGCCTTCCGCTACCTGAAATACAGCCGCTCGCGCCAGAGCCACGCCCGCGCCGCGACGACGCCCGCGCTCCTCCTCGGCCGCGGCGCGGAGATCGAGGTGGTGCTGCGCGCCATCGAGGCCGGGACGGTGCGCAAGCTCGCGGCCCAGGGCATCCTCTCGCCCCGGGCCGAGGATCGCGGCCAGAGCCTGCGCGGCGTGCCGGTGCTGGGCGCCTTCGCCGACCTGGAGCAGGTCGTGGCGGACCTCGCCGCCCGCGGCGTCGCGGTGCGGCGCCTCGTGGCGACGCCGAACGCCCTCACACCCGAGGCCGATCCCGACGGGCTCCTCGCCCGCGCCCGCCGCCTCGGCCTGCCGCTCGCCCGCGTGACCACCCTCGGCGAGGGCCTGCGCGACGCCGAACTGGCGCCCCTCGAGATCGAGGACCTGCTGCTGCGCCCGACCGTCCCGATCGACCGGCCGCGCCTGGAGCGCTTCCTCGCCGGCCAGCGCGTCGTGGTGACGGGGGGCGGCGGCTCGATCGGCTCGGAGATCTGCGCCCGGGCCGTGGCCTTCGGCGCCTCGGCGCTCCTCGTCGTGGAGAATTCCGAGCCCGCCCTGCACGGGGTGCTGACGCGGCCGGCCCTGGCCGAGAGCGAGGCGGAGGTGAGCGGCGTCATCGCCGACATCCGCGACCGGGAGCGGCTCTTCCACGTCCTGCGCGCGTTCCGCCCCGACGCGGTCTTCCACGCCGCCGCGCTCAAGCAGGTGCCCTACCTGGAGCGCGACTGGACCGAGGGCATCAAGACCAACGTGTTCGGCTCGGTGAACGTGGCCGACGCGGCGCTGGCGGCGGGCGCCCGCGCGCTGGTGATGATCTCGACCGACAAGGCGATCGAGCCGGTCTCGCAGCTCGGCGTCACCAAGCGCTTCGCCGAGATGTACGCGCAGGCCCTCGACGCGGCCGGCGGGCCGGCGCGGCTCGTGGCGGTGCGCTTCGGCAACGTGCTCGGCTCGGTCGGCTCGGTGGTGCCGGTGTTCAAGGCGCAGATCGCCCGCGGCGGGCCGGTCACGGTCACCCATCCCGAGATGGTGCGCTACTTCATGACCGTGCGCGAGGCCTGCGACCTCGTGCTCACCGCCGCCTCCCACGCCGACCGCGAGGGTCGCGACCCGCGGGCGGGCGACCAGCGCGCCGCCGTCTACGTGCTGAAGATGGGCCAGCCGGTGCGGATCCGCGACCTCGCCGAGCGCATGATCCGCCTCGCCGGCTTCGAGCCGGGCCTCGACATCGAGATCGCCGTGACGGGCGCGCGGCCCGGGGAGCGCCTGAACGAGATCCTCTTCGCCCGCGACGAGCCGATGGTGACCCTCGACGGGATCGAGGGGGTCATGGCGGCCAAGCCCGTCTTCGCCGACCGGGCGCAGCTCGCGCGCTGGCTCGAGCGGCTGCGCGCGGCGGTGGCGCAGGCCGACCGCGCGGCGGCCGAGGCGGTGTTCGCGGAGGCGGTGCCGGATTTCGCCCGGCGGCCGGGCGCGGCGCGCGAGGCGCCGGCGGCCGAACTGGCGCCGCGGGATGTCGGGGCGGGCGGGGCGTGA
- a CDS encoding LOG family protein: MRTVCVYCGSGFGTDPVFREAARALGHSLAEAGIGLVYGGGNVGLMGTVARAVLDAGGHVTGIIPDFLKSRERMLDDVQETIVVPDMHTRKRLMFDRSDAFVALPGGIGTLEELVEQMTWAQLGQHAKPILLLSVAGFWAPLLALLDHMRAKGFIREGLDLNYLVAERPEAVVGMLESALRAHPPRPEADALIEERF; encoded by the coding sequence ATGCGGACGGTTTGCGTGTATTGCGGCTCGGGCTTCGGCACCGACCCGGTGTTCCGGGAGGCCGCGCGGGCCCTCGGCCACTCCCTCGCGGAGGCCGGGATCGGCCTCGTCTACGGCGGCGGCAATGTCGGGCTGATGGGCACGGTGGCGCGGGCGGTGCTCGACGCGGGCGGGCACGTCACCGGCATCATCCCGGACTTCCTGAAGTCGCGCGAGCGGATGCTCGACGACGTGCAGGAGACGATCGTCGTGCCCGACATGCACACCCGCAAGCGGCTGATGTTCGACCGCTCGGACGCGTTCGTGGCCCTGCCCGGCGGCATCGGCACCCTGGAGGAACTCGTCGAGCAGATGACCTGGGCGCAGCTCGGCCAGCACGCCAAGCCGATCCTGCTCCTGTCGGTGGCGGGGTTCTGGGCGCCGCTCCTGGCGCTGCTCGACCACATGCGCGCGAAGGGCTTCATCCGCGAGGGGCTCGACCTCAACTACCTCGTCGCCGAGCGCCCCGAGGCGGTGGTGGGGATGCTGGAGAGCGCCCTGCGCGCCCATCCGCCCCGGCCCGAGGCGGACGCCCTCATCGAGGAGCGGTTCTGA
- a CDS encoding ABC transporter ATP-binding protein codes for MSAIDLLDVRKVYRDRDGQDLVALERTRLSLAAGEFLCLLGPSGCGKSTLLNLVAGFEAPSSGEIRVAGRCVERPGADRGVVFQQPTLMPWLTVIDNVAFHLTLKGVGRAERRERAQAYLDLVGLRGFERHYPAELSGGMSQRVGIARALLMNPAVILMDEPFAALDAQTKSEMQEELVAIWERVGATVIFVTHSVDEALVLGTRVAVMSRRPGRIREVLPFDAPRPRDVTSPAFNDVKRHVLGLIRAESARPPRAA; via the coding sequence ATGAGTGCGATCGACCTCCTCGACGTCCGCAAGGTGTATCGCGACCGCGACGGCCAGGACCTCGTCGCCCTGGAGCGGACCCGCCTGTCGCTCGCGGCGGGGGAGTTCCTGTGCCTGCTCGGCCCCTCCGGCTGCGGCAAGTCCACGCTCCTGAACCTCGTCGCCGGCTTCGAGGCGCCGAGCTCGGGCGAGATCCGGGTGGCGGGCCGGTGCGTCGAGCGGCCGGGCGCCGACCGCGGCGTGGTCTTCCAGCAGCCGACGCTGATGCCCTGGCTCACCGTGATCGACAACGTCGCCTTCCACCTCACGCTGAAGGGCGTCGGCAGGGCGGAGCGCCGGGAGCGGGCGCAGGCCTATCTCGACCTCGTCGGCCTGCGCGGTTTCGAGCGGCACTACCCGGCCGAATTGTCGGGCGGGATGAGCCAGCGGGTCGGGATCGCCCGGGCGCTGCTGATGAACCCGGCCGTGATCCTGATGGACGAGCCCTTCGCCGCCCTCGACGCCCAGACCAAGAGCGAGATGCAGGAGGAGCTGGTGGCGATCTGGGAGCGGGTCGGCGCGACCGTGATCTTCGTCACTCACTCGGTCGACGAGGCGCTGGTGCTCGGCACCCGCGTCGCCGTGATGAGCCGGCGGCCCGGCCGCATCCGCGAGGTTCTGCCCTTCGACGCGCCCCGGCCGCGGGACGTGACCAGCCCGGCCTTCAACGACGTGAAGCGCCACGTGCTCGGCCTGATCCGCGCGGAATCGGCCCGTCCGCCTCGGGCCGCCTGA
- a CDS encoding peptidoglycan-binding protein has protein sequence MTAELRRGVALAGIGLVSGIVLIGIVSSGNRMLSTRDAPEPAAPGAAAEQQAALAPPPAPPSAPPSALPSTWPPSAAPRAPSFDVIRVEPTGESVVAGRAAPEAQVELLRDGEVFARTQADASGQFVLVPPALPPGSHAIGLRSVAPDGTRTTGPESAVVAVAANAASKPLVAVSAPGQPTTVLSQPEEAPKPAPSVVAAAREAPAAPPPGTTPIRIASVDAETGGKLFVSAQGAPQTNVRLYLNETLIAPGRTGSDGRVAFSIGRGVRPGDYRVRIDQVDPATGSVRTRSEVKFAVPPSVEAAPVVAAARPAPAGPPKPAGHPAPSPAAAPAPPAPRPRPSTRRSRPRDPPPSPPPGRPPGGYRTPPRCS, from the coding sequence ATGACGGCGGAGTTGCGGCGAGGCGTGGCGCTCGCGGGCATCGGGCTCGTGAGCGGGATCGTGCTGATCGGCATCGTGTCGAGCGGCAACCGGATGCTGTCGACGAGGGACGCGCCCGAACCCGCCGCCCCCGGCGCGGCGGCCGAGCAGCAGGCGGCCCTGGCGCCCCCGCCCGCGCCGCCCTCCGCGCCGCCCTCCGCGCTGCCGTCCACTTGGCCGCCCTCGGCGGCGCCGCGCGCCCCGAGCTTCGACGTGATCCGGGTGGAGCCCACCGGCGAGAGCGTGGTGGCCGGCCGGGCGGCGCCGGAGGCGCAGGTGGAGCTCCTGCGCGACGGCGAGGTCTTCGCCCGCACGCAGGCGGATGCGAGCGGCCAGTTCGTCCTCGTGCCCCCGGCCCTGCCGCCCGGCAGCCACGCGATCGGCCTGCGCAGCGTCGCGCCGGACGGCACCCGCACGACGGGACCCGAGAGCGCCGTCGTCGCGGTCGCGGCGAACGCCGCCAGCAAGCCGCTCGTCGCCGTGAGCGCTCCCGGCCAGCCGACCACCGTGCTGTCGCAGCCGGAGGAGGCGCCGAAGCCCGCGCCGTCCGTCGTCGCCGCGGCGCGGGAGGCCCCGGCGGCCCCGCCGCCCGGGACGACGCCGATCCGCATCGCCAGCGTCGACGCCGAGACCGGCGGCAAGCTCTTCGTGAGCGCGCAGGGGGCGCCGCAGACGAATGTGCGGCTCTACCTCAACGAGACGCTGATCGCGCCCGGCCGGACGGGATCCGACGGTCGCGTCGCCTTCTCGATCGGGCGCGGGGTGCGGCCCGGGGATTACCGGGTGCGGATCGACCAGGTCGACCCCGCGACCGGCTCGGTGAGGACGCGCTCGGAAGTGAAGTTCGCCGTCCCGCCGAGCGTGGAGGCCGCGCCGGTGGTGGCCGCCGCGCGACCCGCCCCCGCCGGGCCGCCGAAGCCGGCGGGCCATCCGGCGCCCTCCCCGGCCGCGGCGCCCGCGCCCCCGGCCCCGCGACCCCGGCCGTCGACGCGGCGATCGCGCCCGCGGGACCCGCCGCCCTCGCCGCCGCCGGGCCGGCCTCCGGGCGGATACCGGACCCCTCCACGGTGTTCGTGA
- a CDS encoding LysM peptidoglycan-binding domain-containing protein — translation MSAVSTATVTRGDNLWSISRKAYGKGVRYTVIFGANQAQIRNPNRIYPGQVFVLPGEAPPAAVGAKRG, via the coding sequence GTGAGCGCGGTCAGCACGGCCACGGTCACCCGCGGGGACAATCTCTGGAGCATCAGCCGCAAGGCCTACGGGAAGGGGGTGCGCTACACGGTGATCTTCGGCGCCAACCAGGCCCAGATCCGCAACCCCAACCGAATCTATCCGGGGCAGGTCTTCGTGCTGCCGGGCGAGGCCCCACCCGCCGCGGTCGGGGCGAAGCGGGGCTGA
- a CDS encoding maleate cis-trans isomerase family protein — MRLGMLTPSSNTRLEPATAAMLRDLPGVTAHFSRFRVTAISLAPEDLGQFDAEPVLAAADLLADAKVDVVAWNGTSAAWLGFDRDEALCAGIEARTGIAACTAVLGFRDVFRRAGHRRIGLVTPYRGDVQARIRANWEAAGFACAAERHAGLSDNFSFAALPEGDLAGMVRAVAAEGVEAVAIVCTNLDGTALAPALEAELGLPVYDSIAVTLWAALRRAGADPAPLARWGRLFAPCTNGSGC; from the coding sequence ATGCGGCTCGGGATGCTGACGCCCTCGTCGAACACGCGGCTCGAACCGGCGACCGCCGCGATGCTGCGGGACCTTCCCGGCGTGACGGCCCATTTCTCGCGCTTCCGGGTCACGGCGATCTCGCTCGCGCCGGAGGATCTCGGCCAGTTCGACGCGGAGCCGGTCCTGGCGGCGGCGGATCTCCTGGCCGACGCCAAGGTCGACGTGGTGGCCTGGAACGGCACCTCGGCGGCGTGGCTGGGCTTCGACCGCGACGAGGCGCTCTGCGCCGGGATCGAGGCGCGGACCGGGATCGCGGCCTGCACGGCGGTGCTGGGCTTCCGCGACGTCTTCCGCCGCGCCGGCCACCGCCGGATCGGCCTGGTGACGCCCTACCGGGGCGACGTGCAGGCCCGCATCCGCGCAAACTGGGAGGCGGCGGGCTTCGCCTGCGCGGCCGAGCGGCATGCGGGCCTCTCCGACAACTTCTCCTTCGCGGCTCTGCCCGAGGGCGACCTCGCCGGCATGGTCCGGGCGGTGGCCGCCGAGGGCGTGGAGGCGGTGGCGATCGTCTGCACCAACCTGGACGGGACGGCGCTCGCCCCCGCCCTGGAGGCGGAGCTCGGCCTCCCGGTCTACGACTCGATCGCCGTCACGCTCTGGGCGGCCCTGCGCCGGGCCGGGGCCGACCCGGCGCCGCTCGCGCGCTGGGGGCGGCTGTTCGCGCCTTGTACCAACGGCTCAGGATGCTGA
- a CDS encoding ABC transporter substrate-binding protein — translation MVAALWAWSGAATAQDGAPVRLGYAKCAHCLPMALIPDLAKELGKELGKGVTVEATGFNSGNDVLTALVAKSLDVAQVTYLHYVTALDKGFDLVAVAGEVNGGSECLSTKGLNLAAEDWAGLKALVEARKAAGTPLKVAASRGNAQDIHMRGALLKQGINPNRDIQFVNIPNPSDHLAAMQRGEVDLVCSVEPFASQIRMAGAANHFVLPYDQAAGKLTNLIVTRSDVIKARRAAVQAVVDADVALVAKLQADRGVWVDVINQKTGLSKDVAAEALKNAEPDYRMYRARTLAIAEMMRDLKYISRDVSKEVEANMDYSFLEAATKQSRDGLGH, via the coding sequence ATGGTGGCGGCCCTCTGGGCCTGGTCGGGCGCGGCCACCGCGCAGGACGGCGCGCCGGTGCGGCTCGGCTACGCGAAATGCGCCCATTGCCTGCCGATGGCGCTGATCCCGGATCTCGCCAAGGAGCTCGGCAAGGAGCTCGGCAAGGGGGTGACGGTCGAGGCGACGGGCTTCAATTCCGGCAACGACGTCCTCACCGCCCTGGTGGCCAAGAGCCTCGACGTCGCGCAGGTCACCTACCTCCACTACGTCACCGCCCTCGACAAGGGCTTCGACCTCGTCGCGGTGGCCGGAGAGGTGAATGGCGGCTCGGAATGCCTGTCGACCAAGGGCCTCAACCTCGCGGCCGAGGACTGGGCGGGCCTCAAGGCGCTGGTCGAGGCCCGCAAGGCGGCCGGCACGCCGCTCAAGGTCGCGGCCTCGCGCGGCAACGCGCAGGACATCCACATGCGCGGCGCCCTCCTCAAGCAGGGCATCAATCCCAACCGCGACATCCAGTTCGTCAACATCCCGAACCCGTCCGACCACCTCGCGGCGATGCAGCGGGGCGAGGTCGACCTCGTCTGCTCGGTGGAGCCCTTCGCCTCGCAGATCCGGATGGCCGGGGCCGCGAACCACTTCGTGCTCCCCTACGACCAGGCGGCCGGCAAGCTCACCAACCTGATCGTCACCCGCTCGGACGTGATCAAGGCCCGCCGCGCCGCCGTGCAGGCGGTGGTCGATGCCGACGTCGCCCTCGTCGCCAAGCTCCAGGCGGATCGCGGCGTCTGGGTCGACGTGATCAACCAGAAGACCGGCCTATCCAAGGACGTCGCCGCCGAGGCGCTCAAGAACGCCGAGCCCGACTACCGCATGTACCGGGCCCGGACGCTCGCCATTGCCGAGATGATGCGGGACCTGAAGTACATCAGCCGCGACGTGTCGAAGGAGGTGGAGGCCAACATGGATTACTCCTTCCTGGAAGCGGCCACCAAGCAGAGCCGCGATGGCCTCGGCCACTGA
- a CDS encoding ABC transporter permease, with the protein MASATDLPRPASALRLPPGAVLRRRLAGWAERAALPLVLVAGWEAFARSGALPPALLPAPSAVLHALADWMLGLDESTQSSSGHWPSDALASLSRVLAGYAIAALCGVGLGVAIGWWRLVERTVEPTLQMLRPIPPVSWIPLAIIWFGIADRPAIFLVFLGAFFPILMNTIHGVRSVDRNLIRAGAMMGASERQLLARIVLPAALPAIVSGLRIAIGSAWMLTVTAEMVAVKSGLGYVLWDSYYFLRYDIVLAAMISIGLLGYLSDLCLKAVAATVLHWQRGTTVQGR; encoded by the coding sequence ATGGCCTCGGCCACTGACCTGCCGCGGCCGGCCTCGGCCCTGCGCCTGCCGCCCGGGGCCGTCCTGCGACGGCGCCTCGCCGGATGGGCCGAGCGGGCGGCGCTGCCGCTCGTCCTTGTCGCCGGCTGGGAGGCCTTCGCGCGCTCGGGCGCGCTGCCGCCCGCCCTCCTGCCGGCGCCCTCGGCGGTGCTCCACGCCCTGGCCGACTGGATGCTCGGCCTCGACGAGAGCACCCAAAGCTCCTCGGGCCACTGGCCCTCGGACGCCCTCGCCAGCCTGTCGCGGGTGCTGGCGGGCTACGCGATCGCGGCGCTCTGCGGCGTCGGGCTCGGGGTGGCGATCGGCTGGTGGCGCCTCGTCGAGCGCACCGTCGAGCCGACGCTGCAGATGCTGCGCCCGATCCCGCCCGTCTCCTGGATCCCCCTCGCGATCATCTGGTTCGGCATCGCCGACAGGCCGGCGATCTTCCTGGTCTTCCTCGGGGCGTTCTTCCCGATCCTGATGAACACGATCCACGGCGTGCGCTCGGTCGACCGCAACCTGATCCGCGCCGGGGCGATGATGGGAGCGAGCGAGCGCCAGCTCCTGGCGCGGATCGTGCTGCCGGCCGCGCTGCCCGCCATCGTCTCGGGGCTGCGCATCGCCATCGGCTCGGCCTGGATGCTCACGGTCACGGCCGAGATGGTCGCGGTGAAGAGCGGGCTCGGCTACGTGCTGTGGGATTCCTACTACTTCCTGCGCTACGACATCGTGCTGGCGGCGATGATCTCGATCGGGCTGCTCGGCTACCTCTCCGATCTTTGCCTCAAGGCGGTGGCGGCGACGGTGCTGCACTGGCAGCGCGGCACCACCGTGCAGGGCCGCTGA
- the cysS gene encoding cysteine--tRNA ligase gives MAPLLRLYNTLTRAKEPFAPIDPSRVRMYACGPTVYDAAHIGNGRPIIVFDLLFRLLRHLYGADAVTYVRNVTDVDDKINARAAERGVSIRTLTDETLAGFHADLRRLGVLMPEDVNRPGARPAFIEPRATDHIAEMAQMIERLVAAGHAYLAEDHVLFDVPSMPDYGALSRRPLDEMEAGARVDVAPYKRSPLDFVLWKPSKPGEPAWPSPCGIAAPGRPGWHIECSAMSWRHLGETFDIHAGGIDLVFPHHENEVAQSRCCFGTPVMANVWLHNGFLQVEGDKMSKSLGNFVTLREVLADWPGEAVRLAMLRTHYRQPIDWTLRALEEASRTLERWYESVGDLGPAPAVPEGVRDALLDDLNTPAALGELHRLEDPAALKAGAGLMGLLGATRSARAEAAVAASGIDVAAVEGLIAARKAARAAKNWAESDRLRGALAGMGVTVKDNKDGTTTWTVEG, from the coding sequence ATGGCCCCGTTGTTGCGCCTCTACAACACGCTCACGCGGGCCAAGGAGCCGTTCGCCCCGATCGACCCGTCCCGGGTGCGGATGTACGCCTGCGGCCCGACCGTCTACGACGCGGCCCATATCGGCAACGGCCGGCCGATCATCGTCTTCGACCTGCTCTTCCGCCTGCTGCGCCACCTCTACGGGGCCGACGCGGTCACCTATGTCCGCAACGTCACGGACGTGGACGACAAGATCAACGCGCGGGCGGCCGAGCGCGGCGTCTCGATCCGCACCCTGACGGACGAGACCCTGGCGGGCTTCCACGCGGACCTGCGCCGGCTCGGCGTGCTGATGCCCGAGGACGTGAACCGGCCGGGCGCGCGCCCCGCCTTCATCGAGCCGCGGGCGACCGACCACATCGCCGAGATGGCGCAGATGATCGAGCGGCTCGTCGCCGCCGGCCACGCCTACCTCGCCGAGGATCACGTGCTGTTCGACGTGCCCTCCATGCCCGATTACGGGGCGCTCTCACGGCGCCCCCTCGACGAGATGGAGGCGGGGGCGCGGGTGGACGTGGCGCCCTACAAGCGCTCGCCCCTCGACTTCGTGCTCTGGAAACCCTCGAAGCCGGGCGAGCCGGCCTGGCCCTCCCCGTGCGGGATCGCGGCGCCGGGCCGTCCTGGCTGGCACATCGAGTGCTCGGCCATGTCGTGGAGGCATCTCGGCGAGACCTTCGACATCCACGCGGGGGGCATCGACCTCGTCTTCCCGCACCACGAGAACGAGGTCGCGCAGTCGCGCTGCTGCTTCGGCACGCCGGTGATGGCCAATGTCTGGCTGCACAACGGCTTCCTGCAGGTCGAGGGCGACAAGATGTCGAAGTCGCTCGGCAACTTCGTCACCCTCAGGGAGGTGCTGGCGGACTGGCCCGGCGAGGCGGTGCGGCTGGCGATGCTGCGCACCCATTACCGCCAGCCGATCGACTGGACGCTCCGGGCGCTGGAGGAGGCGAGCCGCACCCTGGAGCGCTGGTACGAGAGCGTCGGGGACCTCGGCCCCGCGCCCGCCGTGCCGGAGGGGGTGCGGGACGCGCTCCTCGACGACCTCAACACGCCGGCCGCGCTCGGCGAATTGCACAGGCTGGAGGATCCGGCGGCGCTCAAGGCCGGGGCGGGGCTGATGGGGCTGCTCGGCGCGACCCGCTCGGCCCGGGCCGAGGCGGCGGTGGCGGCCTCCGGGATCGACGTCGCGGCCGTGGAGGGGTTGATCGCCGCGCGCAAGGCCGCGCGCGCGGCGAAGAACTGGGCCGAGTCCGACCGCCTGCGGGGCGCGCTCGCGGGGATGGGCGTCACCGTCAAGGACAACAAGGACGGGACGACGACCTGGACCGTGGAGGGGTGA
- a CDS encoding CreA family protein — protein sequence MVWRRSLMRVALAAGMLAGLGGAARAEEPDRIFDKSTVWRPLTPNDKLVVYGIDDPDVGGVACHYTLPERGGIKGTLGLAEQVSDISLSCRQIGPVQFKRKLTQGEVVFSERRSLIFKSMQIVRGCDAKRNTLVYMVYSDKLIEGSPKNSTSTVPLMPWGTEPPPKCGDFLKG from the coding sequence ATGGTGTGGCGGCGGAGTCTCATGCGGGTGGCGCTGGCGGCGGGAATGCTCGCAGGTCTCGGCGGAGCGGCGCGGGCGGAAGAGCCCGACCGCATCTTCGACAAGTCCACGGTCTGGCGGCCGCTGACGCCGAACGACAAGCTCGTCGTCTACGGGATCGACGATCCGGACGTTGGGGGGGTGGCCTGCCACTACACCCTGCCGGAGCGCGGGGGCATCAAGGGAACGCTCGGGCTCGCCGAGCAGGTCTCGGACATCTCGCTGTCCTGCCGGCAGATCGGGCCGGTGCAGTTCAAGCGCAAGCTGACCCAGGGCGAAGTGGTGTTCAGCGAGCGCCGCTCGCTGATCTTCAAGAGCATGCAGATCGTCAGGGGCTGCGACGCCAAGCGCAACACCCTGGTGTACATGGTCTATTCCGACAAGCTGATCGAGGGTTCGCCCAAGAACTCGACCTCGACGGTGCCGCTGATGCCGTGGGGCACCGAGCCGCCGCCGAAATGCGGCGACTTCCTGAAGGGCTGA